From a single Fulvivirga ulvae genomic region:
- a CDS encoding helix-turn-helix domain-containing protein has translation MDFNNQLLFFFSALGAFNSSLLSIYFLFFKRKNASDLFLGGLLAVLSIRVWKSIFFYFNHGLSLFYLQVGLSACFFIGPFLYLYIKSAAVTSKFTGRNSYFLLLGLLFLVVATGFMYPYEQYPMLWRVYFYKVINYQWLAFILVSGYQLRDRFRKIARTSLNYEDVWLLSVYFGVSVIWLAYFTASYTSYIMGAISFSFALYLSLLLVFHHRKKRNTDKKKKYANNKIPQQEADELLDKVSRLLEKEALYKNPNLTLPQLAKELNIRPHLLSQLLNDNLNKSFSHFINEFRIKEAIELLKSDRNLKMEVIAEMCGFNSNSTFYTAFKKVTKTTPAKYADNRPVLDS, from the coding sequence ATGGATTTTAACAATCAGCTTTTATTTTTCTTCAGTGCTCTTGGGGCTTTCAATAGTTCTCTTCTTAGTATTTATTTTCTGTTTTTTAAGCGAAAAAATGCCTCAGACCTTTTTCTGGGAGGCTTACTGGCTGTTTTAAGCATACGTGTATGGAAGTCTATTTTCTTCTATTTTAATCACGGGTTGTCACTCTTCTATTTGCAGGTTGGCCTAAGCGCGTGCTTTTTTATTGGCCCTTTTTTGTATCTCTATATAAAATCAGCAGCGGTTACATCAAAATTTACGGGCAGAAACTCCTATTTTCTGTTGTTGGGTTTATTGTTTCTGGTAGTAGCAACCGGGTTTATGTATCCCTATGAGCAGTATCCCATGCTATGGAGGGTATACTTCTACAAGGTTATCAATTATCAATGGCTGGCATTTATTCTCGTCTCGGGATATCAGCTTAGAGACAGGTTCAGAAAAATAGCAAGGACTTCATTAAATTATGAAGATGTCTGGCTGCTAAGCGTTTATTTTGGTGTTTCTGTTATTTGGCTGGCATACTTTACGGCATCATACACCTCATATATTATGGGCGCAATTTCATTCTCATTCGCTCTCTATCTGTCCTTGCTTCTTGTTTTTCATCATCGGAAAAAGAGGAATACAGATAAAAAGAAAAAGTATGCCAACAACAAAATACCACAACAGGAGGCTGATGAGCTTTTGGATAAAGTTTCCCGGCTACTGGAAAAAGAGGCATTGTACAAAAATCCCAACCTTACTTTGCCCCAACTGGCGAAGGAACTGAATATTCGGCCGCATCTGCTATCCCAGCTATTAAATGATAACTTAAATAAGAGCTTTTCACATTTTATCAATGAGTTTCGCATAAAAGAGGCCATTGAGCTTTTAAAGTCAGATAGGAATTTGAAAATGGAGGTGATTGCAGAAATGTGTGGGTTCAACTCTAACAGTACATTCTATACCGCATTTAAAAAAGTTACTAAAACCACCCCAGCCAAATACGCTGATAATAGGCCGGTTTTGGACTCCTGA
- a CDS encoding nuclear transport factor 2 family protein, protein MYRYLSLILLLILTNTLFAQREETQIKVALLNYIEGTSYNRTELIDKAFYPGANLYLENKEKEMWIVPAGTYTGWFKNNEGQFNGRFGNILSIDHFNSIASARVEILIPARNLRFIDMFLLKKIDNEWKIVSKSASSESSNLTGDRVLFVVSNAHYYGDSELSTGNSFSEIVIAYHTFKEAGFNVDFVSPEGGSIPVAYLNTSVDIHKQYLYDADFMYKLKNTKSPAEIHPENYKAVQYIGGGSAMFGVPENEQIQKLVMSIYEDHDGIISSVCHGTAGIVNLKTKDGEYLVKGKNVNGYPDVYERHDAEYYKTFPFNIQETIEKHGGTFKFSPRNTEHVEVHGNLVTGQNHLSSRAVALEIIRKLRNNNMEALGE, encoded by the coding sequence ATGTATCGTTACTTATCTTTAATTCTTCTTTTAATTCTTACCAACACCTTGTTTGCACAACGGGAAGAGACACAAATTAAGGTGGCACTGCTCAACTACATTGAAGGGACTTCCTATAACAGGACTGAACTTATTGACAAAGCTTTTTATCCGGGGGCGAATTTATACCTTGAAAACAAGGAAAAGGAAATGTGGATCGTTCCGGCAGGTACATACACAGGCTGGTTCAAAAATAATGAAGGACAGTTTAACGGGAGATTTGGCAATATACTATCCATCGACCATTTTAATTCCATTGCCTCAGCCAGGGTGGAGATACTGATCCCTGCAAGGAACCTTAGGTTTATTGACATGTTCTTACTGAAGAAAATCGACAACGAGTGGAAAATCGTCAGCAAGTCAGCAAGCAGTGAAAGCAGTAACCTGACCGGAGACCGGGTGCTGTTCGTAGTCTCCAATGCCCATTACTACGGTGATTCTGAGTTGTCTACTGGCAATAGCTTTTCCGAAATAGTAATTGCCTACCATACTTTCAAGGAAGCGGGTTTCAATGTAGATTTTGTCAGCCCCGAGGGAGGTAGTATTCCCGTTGCTTATCTCAATACTTCTGTCGACATACATAAGCAGTACCTCTACGATGCAGACTTTATGTATAAGTTGAAAAACACAAAATCACCGGCAGAGATACATCCGGAAAACTATAAGGCCGTGCAGTATATAGGAGGAGGCAGTGCTATGTTTGGAGTGCCGGAAAATGAACAAATCCAGAAACTGGTAATGTCTATTTATGAAGACCATGACGGGATTATTTCCTCCGTGTGCCATGGTACGGCGGGGATAGTGAATTTAAAAACTAAAGATGGAGAATACCTGGTCAAGGGCAAAAATGTAAATGGGTACCCCGATGTCTACGAAAGGCACGATGCAGAATATTACAAAACGTTCCCTTTTAACATTCAGGAGACTATTGAAAAACATGGTGGTACTTTTAAGTTCTCACCTAGAAATACAGAGCATGTGGAAGTGCATGGAAACTTAGTGACCGGCCAAAATCACCTGTCGTCCAGGGCTGTAGCTTTGGAGATAATCAGGAAATTAAGAAATAATAATATGGAGGCTTTGGGTGAATAA